The DNA segment CAAAGGAGGAAATGCTGTGTTGTCCTATCACTTTTAACCCTGTGTTTAGGGAAATTCATTTAGTAGGTGGGAGACCAAGGTTTGTTTCCCCTTCTGCCTGATACAAAGTAGTGATGTGAATGTCAGTCTCACAACTTTGAGCTGAGCATTCTAACCACAAGGCTATTGTCATACTCTGGCTCAGTGATTATTCTAGTCCTCACTGCTACGTCCTCCTCCTGCATTGTGAATCTAACCCTTTAAAATGCTCATAACCAAAATGTTTCAGGTTGACTAAACTGTTTTGTGCAGTCAGGAAGTGGTTTTGTCAATTTACTAACAATTTTGAAAGTTTAAAGTGATTATAACCAAACTTTTTTCTATTCTTCTGAACTGTCAGTTAACTGAAACAACAGCTATTCAGACAGCTGTACTCTTGATATCCCCCACAGCAGTTCATGAATAAAGTAACTGAGCACCAGCAAAACAGTAAAGCTGACGGTCAAATGCAAAAAGTCAAAACAAACACAACAACAAAACCTCTCTCTAGTCTCTTCCCTATTTCTCTCAGGCATTGTTCATAGCAATAGTAGGCATAACATTTTCAGGGGGTAGCAGCAAATAGTGATGCTATAAGCCACTGTTTTTCAACCATCTACAGTCAGCTAACTATAGTTTGATCTTAATAACCGTGATAAATTTCATAACTTTAAAATATTGCTGTGTGTCTGAGTATTATCTGCACTCCTTTGTAAAAACTGATTCAGCTAGAATGGATATTTTTCATAATGCAGGAGGTCATATAAATGACTACTTGCAAGTATGTATTCCAAagtattttaataatttgtttgCATTTATGTTTTCTTAGAAGATGGGTGGAGAAAAATGCTTGAAGAGGCCCTTTAAGGACAGCCTGGATGATATAAAGGAACgaatgaaagagaaaagaaatcaaAAATGGGCAAAGTTGGGTAAAACAAGTCAGGTCTTGAATACAAAATGCAGAATAGCAAGTAAGATGTTTTACTATTTTGTTTTCACAATTTTTCCGTAAGTTTGTTTTTTATCACTTCTAAGTATTGTTTATTTTCTTACAGCCAATAGTTCTGCACAACTGAAAAGCTTCCAAACAAACAATCGAGCACTAGCTCTGGCTttgcaagaggaaaaaaacaaactgaaagaaGCCCAAGATATCATTTTGCATTTAAAGAAAGAGTATCAGTTTCTGAAGTTTCAGATGTTTGTTCTACAAAGAAAACTTAACTCTCAGCAAGCAAAAGAACCGATTGAGGTATTTGCATTGACATGGCATCTTTCCATTCTAGAAAGAAATAGATTGAACTTTGAAAGGCTTTTCGTGCAAAGATTTAGGGACTGAATAGCCCCATTTATATCACTAGGCAACTTAAAATGGATGCAGCTAAGCATATGCCTACATCTTTGAAAGAGTGAATTAAAAAGTCCCCAGTGATTGACCATAACGTTTTTAGGACTGATTCTGAGAGGCATTCAGCAACCACAAATGTAGCTGAAATCAAGAGTGCTCATCAACTCTCAAAAGCAACTGTTCAGTCAACTCTAACAGGGAATTTTCAGTAATGAAGGACTTACTGGTAAAGCTTTGAACCCTTCTTTTCCTACTTTTTTTCCCAGCTTAATAGTGCTGCCCAGGTTAAAActttgttgtgaaaatttctttcCTCTTTCATATGTATTTTACAAAACTTTTTGTTGGAGCCAGAAATAGTGCTTTTCAATATCATGAGCTAAATCAGTGATTAACTTAAATATATTCTGTTATCGCACAAGTATATCTCAAATCTATATCAGTTTCAGTCAAAGTTAAATAACAATTGGTACATCAGTTTTAATTAGAAAAGCTGAAAATAAATCATGTATGTGTAGAAATTAAATGCAACACCTAGGCTGTCtgtacactggcacaaatctttgaaatagccatgctaatggccacttcaatttcaaagatttgtgccagtgtagaaatggccttagagcTGAATTGTACccactgtgaagagcttcaggtAAAATGTGTTGGAACCACACTGAGGCTGTCTCTAAGCTGCAGGCTTCTATCAGGAGACCAGAGGGGTCTCAGCAGAAGTTGCCGCGTCAGGAGCGTTCTGTTGATATCCCTGTCTtccttgttccacgaggaagaagggatgtcttggcagagggagttttcctgacatttgtccccatgtggatgggccaaatgtcaggaaagcttcACTCAATACAGCTATCAGCAAGAGGTACGCAAATGCGGTGTACAATgtgtgtatcttttgccgacaattCTCAGCAGTCTAAACACAGCCTAAGTCATTTATTAGAGTCTGGCTCCAAATTATTTACACGTGTGAAAGGGTTTCAAAAACTAAGGTCAGGAGTTTAAAACATATAGATGCCTGAAATTAGGTTTCTAAATCCTTGTTTAGCACTTATATAAATGGTCTGACTTTCAGATGTGTTTAGCACCCTGCAACTCTGATTAAAAGTAATGTCCTCGGGATATTTCTCTCCTCTCTTTCCACACTTTGATACATTAACACCACCCGTTtatgacttaggctatgtctacactctctcctcccatcagaggtggcatagTAATGaagcactaatgtgcatattcagagcctcattagcataataacagtCACGTGAAAGTctaagtgcagactttgaattgcagattgacagtgtggaTGTGCGCAGCTTCCAAATAAGCCCCCGACTTTGACATTCCCTTGCTGTGctttagttttgtgggagtaagggaatgtggaagtggggtgcttatttgaAAGCTGCcttcatctacactgtcaatctgcaatttgaagtctgcacttttgAAATTTGctcagctgctattatgctaatgaggcatgaatatgcatgttaatgcctcattagcctgcttcagattgcctcattaccatgccacttccaacgGGAGGGGGTGAGTatagcagcccagcccagctttcAATCCATGAGCTGTTACACATTTCACTCAATTTGGACGAGTTATTAAATATTATTGTTAAAGTTAAGATTTTGTAAGTTATTTTAAGAAAAGTCATGGACAGGGTGTAGGCATTAGACAAAAATTCATGGAAGTCTGtggcttttactaaaaataacctgGGGAAGAGGGGTTGACAGCTGCAGCCACAGTTGCTAATGGCTGTAGCAGGAACTGAGGCTAAAGAAGTCATCCATACAAAAGGAATTGGTACCCTCCATGATATGAATTGTATCCTTAGCCATTGTTGTTAGGGTGTGTTGGAAAACTTATGCCATAACAGTTCAATTGGAAAACACCCATTCCTTGTATACAAAAAGTTTTATAAATATCGTACAGGTTCAGTGAATATTCATCCAGTTACAGGCAAAGTTCCAGCTGGATCCATTATAGCGGGATCCTGTGATACCTATCTTTTAAGATCTGCAGTGGTGCTGCCATGTGGACTTGCCTGGGGTTTCTAGAGGGTCCATAGCTCCAGAGTGGCCAAAGGCTGTGGACCTAACAACTTCCTAGGCAGtctcaccatggctatgtctggACTAGCttccccctttcagaaggggcatgttaatgagcaaggtgggaagatgctaatgaggtgctgtcatgaatatgtagcacctcattagcataatggcaggtgcAGCAACTCAAAAGtcccacttttgaattgcatgctgcccatgtagacgggaggcctttcgaaaggaccccccagtcttcaaaagccccatattcctatttggttttaggaataaggggctttcgaagactggaggatccttttgaaaggggtatctacacgggcggcgcgtgattcaaaggcggcactttcgaatcaccgaagccactattatgctaattaggtgctgcatattcatgaccacctcattagcatcttcccaccttgctcattaccatgccccttctgaaagaaggggatagtgtagatgcagcttatgtgagctgccccacagctgggtgcCTCAGGTTTCCTGGATCCAAAGCTATAGGGCAGTTTGCCATGGCAGGATTTCAGTGTGATGAGCCTGGAAGTCCTGGGACTGACTTCCAGGATCCTTGGCTTTGGGACTGCTGTAGCATATGGACTGTTCTAGCCTGGCAACCCCACCACTTCCAGATTCTCTAACTGGCCCAGGAACCTAGAAATCCTGGAGTTTATGGTAGGGCTGTCAAGAGAAGCAGAACCTGAGAGACATTGGCTAAAGCTGTCAGTTTTACCAGTGAGGTGAAAATGATAAAAATCATGTCAATTTCAGGTGGTAGACTGGGGTCCCAGGCTATATGTTGTGTTTCAGAATCACCATACGTATCAGAATTTCTACagtgatttattttgaaataattttgggtttgtggaaatttaaaaaaaaattgttccaaagcatgctggattttttttcattgttctCATTTCTCCCAAACCATACATTCACTTTCAGCCCACAGTAATTTTATAAAGGTGTCaggtacaataaaccctcaaaatgcgcaatTTCAAGTTGTGCCTAACTTGCattgtgagttaagtgcaactcagtgTCCATACGACACTGGCTCAGCCACCCCCAGGtccactcaccacctgtgcacagctccagctcaggccCCCACgcgagggaggagctggggtggcTCCTCCCGGCTGCACCAGGCCTCTGGGGAAGTGGCAACCATGGGCACTctcggctctggttcaaccctccccctgcagccctaacccaccccaggcttaaccccctacccgctctcccatggccccagcccaccaccaggcatagccctccccagctgccccaccccccgaaccccaggacttaactttcaaaaggagctctgggtgctcctactgcttccctggctgcagaacaagGGTTCCGCTGGGTGGAAAAGCTGctcctgacttacatgaaattcgggGTGTGTGAGAGTACATGGGAATGTAACCCTTGCGTAAATCAAGAGTCTACTGTATTTCCTAGCAGTCTAAATATCTTTACTTTTCTGTGTAACATACATTTAAAAGACATTCAGCATTTCAgctgaatttttaattttatattcctCATCCTTTTCTGTTTTCCCCCTGCCCTTTTTAATACTATTGAACGTCTTACCTATTTATAAAAGTCTTTTTTACTCATCTTAGCGCAAGCATCAATAGAAAAAATGAGGACATTTTTCTTGCTGATGTAAATGTTTGATTTCTGGGTGGATTTTCAAGTTTTCACTGAAAACCCTAATTTTGTTaaactaattttattttcatgaaaaaatgagtttttggaaaaaaatatttaattgaaaCAACTTTAAGTTCTAATTCCAGTTTTTGGTACCTTTTTACTTTTCTTCTGCAAGTTAAAACTGGTTCCCTGCTGTTTagttattttctcttttctttgtaaAGCATAGTGTGCACTTGGCACTTAAAAAAAGAGAGTAGTAACTTAATAGTGTGAATGAGAATGCTATGTGGCATATTTTGAATAGTATtacaataaaattgtttgctcttctccttccattagaccaaaacaaaaaagcagtccagtagcactttaaagattaagaaatcattttgttagcctttaaagtgctactggactgcttttttgttgtgatagaatacagactaacattgctgtCTCTCTGTTTCCATTAGACCAGACTGTCAGTCTTGAACAAGATTATCTCTAAAGTTGCTCAAAACTTACTTAGTACAGCTGATCTTCTTGGTCCAGCTCAGGATTTGTGTTCCACTGATCTTGTAAGTCCATCCTGTATTTTTCTTAGATTTGCATGTGTTTTTTGTGAATTGTAGTGGATTTTTGGTTCTTGGAgaggggattttcaaaagtgacttagcaTAAGTCCTATTAGCATTCAGTGCGATGGAAGTCACTTAGAAAAATCCCACCCCTTATTATTCAACACTCACAGGAGGCTTTTAGATAGATAAGCTAGAGAGTCATTGCCCTGTGGTGCTTACAGAGTAATGTACACGAGACAGAACATAGCACCTATAAACAGAATAATACTTAACTCTTTATCAACACTTTTCATGTGTACatctcaaaatgctttgcaaAAGGAAAGTTAGAGGATAAGATGTTATGGGAGTACAGTAAATACAGATATGCAATTATTTAACACTGTTATATGCATAACTTACGATATATTCAGTGTATTCCTCGCTTTAGCCCATTTTAAGAGACATTTTGCCAAATACTTGTCATTTTGCCCAAGAGAATAAACTGTTAAATATAGTAGCAATCTGACTATTTTTTACAAGTTTATAGAACTACAACTATTACAATAGAATACCGCAGTCAATATCTTACTCTCACGTTTTCAGTATGACATTTTTGTAATTGGTATCTGGAGGGATACTGTACATCCCTTTGGATCTGAGATTTTTCTAAATCTTCATTCTCAGAAAATTTACTCCTGTTAGGTAAATTTTACACTTTCAGCTAAATTTTCCAAGTGAGATACTGTAACTATGCTACAAAACTTGGGTTTATGTGTGCATGCAGAGTTACTTTATCTGATTTCCAgtttcagaaaaaatatatagGGACAAATGACATGcatgctattttttttctcctttgggcTGTCTTTTTTCTACTTTGAAAACTTGCCTCTCCGCATTCACATTTTTTGACAGTCTCGCTTCTTTTTTATGACATTCTTCATCGCTTTCCCTCTACAAACATCTAAACGTacacagtgtttttaaaaatctagtaTCAACTTTTTGCTCATCATATTTGTAGCTTTCCTGTTGTCCAAAAGCTGGAaggaaaagctttgaaatgagtcataatttgttctttttatttaattattaaaataCCATTTAACAaattattgtttaaaaatatacagtTCCAGGCTGACAACTTGTATAACACACTTTAACGAAAGCGGTTTGTAAAGCATGGCACAGTATTAAACTGAATTTGTAACCAAAAAGTAAAGAACAAAGTCTTAAATGAGCACCAACATAatttttcagaattatttttgaTATTCAGTGTCTTTTAAATCACATATCCTGAATTATTTCTAAGGTCTAACAACAAATAGAGGCTTCCCTGTCTGAAGTCTGAGGTTTTTTCAATGAGAGGAACAGTGAAACTAACCATCCACAAGAAGCTGTCAAATGTGCAAAGCGAACAAACTTGAAAATTCTATGCTCATTTCTATCAATTATAGTAATGTGTAACATAACTATGTACAAATATTTCTGGCAGAAATGGTATTTCTCAAGATCATGGTGTCCCTTTAACTTGTGACTCTGATAGTTTCATAACAATGTATATATTACCACTTCATCATAGCAAGAtttgttctgtctacagaacaagATGTGCCCCGCAGTTCTTGAAGATGATGGCTCCAGTTTTTTAAGAACAGCTAGTTCTCcgtaagtgtttttttttttatgcattATTTATCTTTCTAAAGCCTACTATAGTAGCTTAATAATCATCCTTGTGTTTGCTCATGATACAATGATAAGCAGTGATGTTTGACAAAATTTATTTACACATTGCCATTAACTCTTTCTGAAGCAAAATCTTGGCTTTTGGagttttatttattgtttggCCAATAAAAATGTGACTTTCAAGTTGGGGTCTGTGGATGCTCATACATTATTCTTTCCAAAAACTCTCTTCCCCAGATTTTCCCATTTGCACACCCAAAAATGCAGGTCAGAGGAAAACTACTCTTGGAATGCCTGGAAGTGTTTTCTCTGCTTAGCACTTAGCTCTTTGGAGAAGGACAGTACTGCTTCTAAATTCATTCAGTATCTGTAGTTCCTGGTCATGACATGAGCTCAGAAACTCCACCTCAATCCCTAAATAGCAATATAATGTACTACTGGTAGAGCAGTTCATAATTACCTCTTTATTATATTTAAACAGATCTCGTTTATTCCTCCCTCACCGCGCACCAAAAGTTTAAATTTAAGAAACTGTTCAACAGACATAGCTGTGTAAAGATGCAGCAGTTAGATTTTTCAAGAGCAATCAGAAATCTTTACAAATAGATACTTCAGTGAGGTTGTCCACAGTCCTATACCTATTATGAAGTTAGCACTTGAACTCTAGTCACCACTCTTCCAGAAACTTTTCTAAAGGTAAATTGTACCGGTGTTGGTCATTGTCAGAAACTGATCCCTTTTATAAGTAGATAAATTCTCATTTTGCTTGTAGAATACAGTGGTAGAAATTAACTTAAACCTCAAGTTAAAGAATGTGTAAgagtttaattttaaatacaaaagcagaCTTCCTTCCCAAGAGTGTGCTGTTTCATACAGAATTGTTGTGGGAAATACTTTTCAGATTATTACAGATATCTTTGTAGTAGGAATTAAGGGGATCAAGCTGCTTTAAGAGACGGATCAAATTGATTATCTTAAATGTATGATTAATAAACTCCAACTTCTGTTCTTAGGGGACTTCAGTCACATGCATGTGTTGCAGATACTAGCACAGAAGGTATAACGATTGGAAGTGAAATAGAGAATAATACTGACACAAACAGTGCATCTTATTCTATGTCAGATTCCTGGCAGGCATTTGAAAATACCACTTCCATTAAGAAAATGACAACAAATGCAGGTAACTAAACCTAGATTTAAACAATGGTTCTTTCTTCTAAAACTGAAGTAGTAAAGTAAAACTTCCAAAACCTAATTAAGGCTTTTGAAGGTGAATCATTAAACCATCATAAACATCTTTTTTCCTGCTTTTGATTTTCTCTTGGGAAATTCTGACCATTGAAGAGAGTCTGATCATACAGCTGATTTGGTAATGTTAAACTGGTAAGCTGCTCAGGTTCTATATGgcaattttaaataaagtaagaTCATTAGTTTTCAGGTGACtgatcaatattttaaaattcctgCAACTAGACAATAAAATGTGATAAAttatgaaaggattttttttcaagttactttaaaaaaaagtcctttcTGAGATGGTGACTGTCCCAATTTAGAGCATGTGCCTTGCGGGGGTGAGGGGGCAAGGGGGAGGTCTTCCCCAACATGCTGTAACAAGCATTATAACACTTTTGTATTAGTTCTTAACTAGAGCTTTCTTTCTGTCACAAAAACATATATTGGACTAAAACTACACAAATGCATCATATTTTCCAAGGATAAGAAGGCAAGCAACTACTTTAAATACTTTCAGTGTAGGATTCTGATTTCCAGTGTTTAACTTCCtagcaagagaaatgcagaacCCTCTAGCCATAAAAGGTTTTTTCAGCTCATACCATCAGGGACTGAATTTTAAACTGTGAAGCAAACTAGTCCAGAAGGAGTGGCTATGTCCTTGGACCTCTAACTATGATGCATTGAATGTTTTCCAGTCAGTTTGTGGTTGGCTGAACTCTGCTCAGTTTTCAAACATTTGATTGAAAAATATACTCAAAAGGAACACCAAGAAACTTTAAACTGCAGGTATAATATCGCCAGAAAAATGAAAGGCCACCAATCTGAGGTTCAGTGATCATCTTGTAACACGTGAGAGATGCAGAATAACACAGTGTTTTCCCTTCTTTCAAGATTCCATATGCACAAAATTCTCATTCCTGGAAAGTTTATAGCATCAGAGATGTTCTAATGGAATAACTGAGTGCTAACTAGTGAAAAAGGCCTCAAAATGAGGGTTAATGGAGAAAAGAACTATTCTTTTAAACGAAGGGGGTATCTGAAGGCAGCATCTCTTAAACAACTGAGTTATTCTGATTAACTACCTACTGAATGATTTGAAAGAAAACTAACCAGGCATACAAGCTAAGGGTTTATTCATTGGCGTATGCTGGGGATAGGCAACCAGGAATACTGGGTGCGTcatatgagtggccctccttcactgcagtgggccacagcagtccctggcccatttgggttccacctgtggccttGCAACTCCTCTGTCCgctttcctcccaccccaccaccccctgccatACATCTCTGCCACACTGGGGTACTGAGAGCCCTGCTTTGCCCACTCCCATCCTAGGCTTTTGGAGTGGGTGAATTACCTGATTTGTCTccactcctcccagagctggaatgctgggagagggaggagtaGGGACAACATGCAAATCAGGTGATTCGCACCTCCTCCAAAACTGCTGGAAGGGAGGActaggaagtgtggggcttcaGTGTGTGAGGGGGCAGGGCAACTGGGGGAGCACATACGCAAACATCTAAAAAAACACTGACCTGACATATGAGCTTGAGCTGTTGTGTAACTCCTTAGGAGGCAAAGTACTGAGTGTGAACTATTTACTTCATCCAAGCACATGAAGAAAAATTAGTTTTGTCTTGGAGAAAATCTCAGTAAATCCAAAGCGAGTTATGAATTACTTATTTGAGGTTGTGTTCAACGGATTACTTTGGTTGGCCTTATGTCATGAGTCATGCAAAAAATTTTAAGATTGGTCATCTTTGTTAAAAGCCTGATATTGTCAACAAAGTAAAAACTTTTAATTTGACATGTATTGTCATCCGCTTAATTCTGAAGGACAAAGATCTGATTTTCATCTGGACAGCCTAGAAGCCAACCTGGAAAATTTTCCTTTAGATGAAGAAGATAGGCAAGTTGGTATTATCTTACCAAAAACTGTGTCTACCAGGCGCCGCTGCTCAAACATGAAAATTCATGTGCGTAATCTCGACCATTCAGAAAGGGCTGATTTGACCACAGAAttttttaaacaggaagaaaCTAGACTTAAGGGCAGTCTAGAGAAAGGTAACATGGAACCAAATCATTCTCAGCTGAGTGGAAACAAGATCAATACAGAACCAATGCTGGACCAGACAGATATATTGACTGAATTGAACTGCTCAATTACAAAACCTAAACTTAAACAAATTCAGCTTAAAAGTGGAGAAGACTCTCAAACAAGAAGAgaaaaggcacagaaagaaaaattGGAAGGAAGTAAAAAGACTGCTAGAGTAAGATCAAAAAGAGAGAAGAGCCAAGCTGAACAAACTTCCAAAGCAAAATTGGATTTATCAGTTGGCTCCAATAAAGCTTATGATTTTCAGTTTGAGGAGAATGTCCATATCACACCTTTCCGACAAAACAAGGTGAATGGTTGTGACCGTGACATGGATGAAAGAAAGGATACGTCTGAATTCGATATGCTCAGCAGTGAAGCAAGTGATTCAGAGGAGAATTTAGATGATAGCCTGTATGTGCCGTACAGGAGTAAATCAAAACAGGGGAAGAGTTCACAGTGCAAAAATGATAGCAGTCCGATGCAGACAAGGCCACGAGCTCAAAGATATGTGGTTTCCCAGCAACAGAAGACCAGTAATGAAGAGGAGAGTAAGAATACTGCATCAAATGAAAAGTCTATCAGTAAGTAACATTTTTAGAAAGCATATTGCAATTTTATTTCCTATTTAATAGTGGTTTATTGCTGTTTTAGACACTTAAACATGGTAactttttaaagcatttaaaacTATTCAGTTATTGAAATTTCACATGATGCATTTTTGTAAACATCGGTATTTCTCCCATGGGATAAGTTGTAGTTTTAAGGTGCACttccttaatttttcttttaaattggggTAATGCTTTTCTTGTTGCCACTTAATTCTCCCCAGATTAAATGTCTGGGGCATGAGGTAAGTCAGGAAACCAAAAGGATAAATCCACAAGTAAAGTAACAAACGGGTGCTATAATGTGCTCGGCAATCAGGATGCCattagcatttaaaaaaacacctaTACTTTCTTTACTATAATGTGATTTCAGTATCTTTCAGTCACAGCAGAGCCATAGCTTTGGTTTCACTTTAATCTGAATGTTTTGTGTTTAAACTACTAAAATCCACTTGATTACTTGCATGCTTTAGATATTTGCTCTGTTTGATGTGGGTGATCCAAATGACTTCAAATTTGAGCAAGATGTTCCTAAGGTACAAGCCCCTCCATAAAATCACCCTGATTTTGATGTTTTTTTGCATGCACACAGGGCTCCTCAAACTATGGCTCTAATCCAGACTTAGTCTAGACACCTAGGATTTATCTCCATTAACGTGTGGCATTCACTGTTCCTTTGGGTGGGTTACACTAAAGCTATTCCAACTTAACCTAGGAATTCTGGGTTGGTGTGTGATTTAGCTCAAACCAAAAAGAATGAAACATGCATGTGCTGGAAGACTAAACCTTTACCACCAATCACAAAATGTCCATGCAGACTCTTgtcagagggtatgtctacacttaccagatcGAAGTGTCAAtctcctggagtttgattttgtgcatctggtaaagacgtAGAGAAGTGATCTCTCTGGCGTCCGCAGTTGAACCTATGCACTTCtgctcttgtgaggagtaagggaggtcaacagaagaaatgctcctgtcgatcttcctcagggaggacagaccttgcagtcaattgcagatatgtcaattctagctatcaACAGTAACTGAATAGTTCAGGGAGACATGCTGCGATCACCTGAACCTCACCTATAATATCCAAACACTGATGGTTTGAGCCCTAGTGTTGCCAAATTTTAGAGAATGAGGGTTGTATATATTCCTTGCTAACTGCCTCATTCTGCAGGGGCTCGTGCTGGAGATTTTGCCATGGAACCAATATTTCAagtttgattattttaaaatgctctaAAATCCACATGTGGACTATGATCTTTTATTGTAGAAGTATTGTTAAGGAATTAAACTGAGGTCAGATGAAAGATTACATTATGCAGTTAGGATACTGTAATCATCCTGAGCTGAAACTGAGCATGATCAGAGAAAAGCATTGGTAGGGTTGCTTGGTGAAGAGATTCTTGAGACACAGCTCCTCTAATATGAAGTGCTCATAACAACATTTCCAGATTTTCATAACTTTTCTGGAACAAATCTAGGGAATATGTGGATTGCAGAAGTGAGAACATGTTGAAGGGGAGGTGGAGCGGCATAGGAAGAAAAGGAATGATGGATCATGAGTAGTGTGGGTGTGGCTAAAGGAATAGATGGTAGGCAAGAGGATTAAGAGGTTGATCTTGGGCTGGAGTGGGAACAAAGGAGGATACAAAGGATGTGTGTTCTTGGCTTGTTGGGATACTTCAAGTTACATTTTGGGGTGGCATTTTACCTTAACTTTGCATTTTCTTGTTTTTAGAGGTTGTGTAGGTGGCTTGAAATTCAGAAAAAGCTGAACTAAGCCACCATCATTCACACTAAGAATGTTTTTgggcatttatttttttttctttgactttGACAGTATTGTCAAGCTTAAGTTGGCAGGTGGATTCCAGAATAGCGTGTAGTAGctgaaacctttttttaaaaaaacggcTAGCCGGTTTACAGTCCCCTGTTACTCATTGCATTTCTTCTTATAGTTAATCTAAATGCATGAAAAATTGTACTCTAATTTTATGCATAAATCAGGTATAATCCTTTACAGTCTTTACTTCTAGAGGGGGATATGTGCACTGTCATATGTTCCATATAAAAATGGATAAAGTGCACAACCCAGTGGTTCTTCTAAAAGTCCGTTTAAAATTGCAGGCACTGTTCAAAATACTCCAGTGGAT comes from the Carettochelys insculpta isolate YL-2023 chromosome 2, ASM3395843v1, whole genome shotgun sequence genome and includes:
- the SGO1 gene encoding shugoshin 1; amino-acid sequence: MGGEKCLKRPFKDSLDDIKERMKEKRNQKWAKLGKTSQVLNTKCRIATNSSAQLKSFQTNNRALALALQEEKNKLKEAQDIILHLKKEYQFLKFQMFVLQRKLNSQQAKEPIETRLSVLNKIISKVAQNLLSTADLLGPAQDLCSTDLNKMCPAVLEDDGSSFLRTASSPGLQSHACVADTSTEGITIGSEIENNTDTNSASYSMSDSWQAFENTTSIKKMTTNAGQRSDFHLDSLEANLENFPLDEEDRQVGIILPKTVSTRRRCSNMKIHVRNLDHSERADLTTEFFKQEETRLKGSLEKGNMEPNHSQLSGNKINTEPMLDQTDILTELNCSITKPKLKQIQLKSGEDSQTRREKAQKEKLEGSKKTARVRSKREKSQAEQTSKAKLDLSVGSNKAYDFQFEENVHITPFRQNKVNGCDRDMDERKDTSEFDMLSSEASDSEENLDDSLYVPYRSKSKQGKSSQCKNDSSPMQTRPRAQRYVVSQQQKTSNEEESKNTASNEKSISTVQNTPVDSTAMTRKINSQSSTVMKVNEVKSHSLLCAMDAVPKVDENSSSGNTHCNFAKAEKPEAFQTSRLHLCDVTNISSSDTKSRISHPFFSTDEKSGHSNHKRRCTINVNYKEPTLSGKLRRGDPFTDTCFLNSPIFKQKKDPQHNSVKKKSLSKYNEAFVGCR